A section of the Triticum dicoccoides isolate Atlit2015 ecotype Zavitan chromosome 7A, WEW_v2.0, whole genome shotgun sequence genome encodes:
- the LOC119334719 gene encoding protein synthesis inhibitor II-like has translation MISEVHSFGVRTSKYKEKGLPILARQTSTPKPDRWLMLELRGDGQDEIMLAIRNDNLYIEAFANSSGKWHTFANIRNLISRATILPFKDSYRGLVNGHANLGTLVLGKETTLRALHELAVYKQSVGADTGCVSRALAIMAVTFCEATRLKPIQASIQPKWLSGGATIEKPLYVVRWSDMFYAVLVARQKKGRYDGPEADKLKNELGMSSLNEVVGALSLILWPKDSSCDSGPITWPRA, from the coding sequence ATGATTTCGGAGGTGCACAGCTTCGGCGTCCGGACCAGCAAGTACAAGGAGAAGGGCTTGCCGATCCTCGCCAGGCAAACCAGCACCCCGAAGCCTGACCGGTGGCTGATGCTGGAGCTCCGCGGAGACGGCCAGGACGAGATCATGCTCGCCATACGAAATGACAACCTCTACATCGAGGCCTTCGCCAACAGCTCCGGGAAGTGGCACACCTTCGCCAACATCCGCAACCTCATCTCACGGGCCACCATCCTCCCCTTCAAGGACAGCTACAGGGGGCTGGTGAACGGGCACGCCAACCTCGGCACGTTGGTGCTCGGCAAGGAGACCACGCTCCGGGCGCTCCACGAGTTGGCCGTGTACAAGCAGTCGGTTGGCGCCGACACCGGCTGCGTCTCCCGTGCCCTGGCCATAATGGCTGTCACCTTCTGCGAAGCAACGCGCCTCAAGCCAATCCAAGCCTCCATCCAGCCCAAATGGCTCTCCGGTGGCGCCACGATCGAGAAACCCTTGTATGTGGTGAGATGGTCCGACATGTTCTACGCCGTCCTTGTTGCGCGCCAGAAAAAGGGACGCTACGACGGGCCTGAGGCTGACAAGCTCAAGAACGAGTTGGGCATGTCAAGCCTGAATGAGGTCGTCGGTGCCCTCTCTCTCATCCTCTGGCCCAAGGACAGCTCCTGCGACTCAGGCCCCATCACCTGGCCTAGGGCATGA